A genome region from Aestuariivirga litoralis includes the following:
- a CDS encoding PP2C family serine/threonine-protein phosphatase: protein MSKALIAGASVQGAAHKLRQQPNQDFHGAAPVGAWQVLTVSDGHGATPHFRSDRGSRFAVEAARLAFAALTAKDQLDVKDRQKFEATFKTFPQELVAQWRKLVRADVKKEPLAKGDIFIPYGATCLSFCIGPGFAFYAQVGDGDLVAASADGKLGKPLPDDEGLEGQQTYSLCQDDAESHFRLALHVSPDPLAKPAFVLLATDGLSKSFTGGTQFMDTVRHLLELALTQDMSQLSKDLVPWLDDVSAHGVGDDTTVLLFKDPNQDAALQVGLVRRKNLAGNLKRFLRLQ from the coding sequence ATGAGCAAGGCGCTCATCGCTGGCGCCAGCGTGCAGGGTGCGGCCCACAAGCTGCGGCAGCAACCCAATCAGGATTTCCATGGCGCTGCGCCAGTTGGCGCATGGCAGGTGCTTACCGTGTCGGATGGCCACGGGGCTACACCACATTTCCGCAGTGACCGCGGTTCACGCTTTGCCGTGGAGGCGGCGCGTCTGGCCTTTGCCGCTTTGACTGCGAAGGACCAGCTGGATGTTAAAGACCGGCAGAAGTTTGAAGCTACGTTCAAGACATTTCCGCAAGAGCTCGTTGCGCAGTGGCGCAAGCTGGTGCGGGCAGATGTGAAGAAAGAGCCACTGGCGAAAGGCGACATTTTCATTCCTTATGGTGCAACTTGCTTGAGCTTCTGCATCGGACCCGGCTTTGCCTTTTATGCTCAGGTCGGAGATGGCGATCTGGTTGCGGCAAGTGCTGACGGCAAGCTGGGCAAGCCCCTGCCGGATGATGAGGGCCTTGAAGGGCAGCAGACTTATTCGCTGTGCCAGGATGATGCGGAAAGTCATTTCAGGCTGGCACTGCATGTCTCACCCGATCCGCTGGCAAAGCCTGCCTTCGTGTTACTCGCCACCGATGGGCTTTCAAAATCCTTCACCGGCGGCACGCAATTCATGGATACGGTGCGCCATTTGCTTGAGCTGGCTTTGACGCAAGATATGAGCCAGCTCTCCAAGGATCTGGTGCCGTGGCTTGATGATGTATCAGCGCATGGCGTGGGCGATGACACGACAGTGTTGCTGTTCAAGGATCCCA
- a CDS encoding protein kinase domain-containing protein, producing the protein MNSKAGSFARGQAFRLKSGGSGFIGQVVGSGGQGSVYEADLDGRKLALKWYHPHVAVADVNLRQRITRMVQQGAPDGSFVWPMDLAEVDGSGSFGYIMPLISPDRRPLKLMFENGKERINPSLTARVAACLNIATSFQKLHATGYCYQDINLGGFFLEPERGSIQICDADNISVDGELGGVYGTRKFMAPEVLRREALPSTKTDLYSMAVLFFYMILNWHPLDGKAEASIAMMTPAAEMALYGTQPRFVFDPKDSSNGPVTGTHDWIMARWKAMPEVLKQLFIRVFTTGLMQPQSRPLESEWRSALDQLGEAVVACPKCGFEHGADLKLLESGSHCVVCQTVMALPPLLTARRDPLLLKLRRKILEYQMAAGYVDPAAQVIASVQSNPKDPTMIGLQNMNTASWDVRGLDGKNFSVAPGKTVRILDGLNIGFGQVHGVISNVAGKAS; encoded by the coding sequence ATGAACTCAAAAGCAGGCAGCTTTGCGCGCGGGCAGGCGTTTCGCCTTAAATCCGGTGGCAGCGGTTTTATTGGCCAGGTGGTGGGAAGCGGCGGTCAGGGCAGCGTTTATGAAGCTGACCTTGATGGCCGCAAGCTGGCGCTGAAATGGTATCATCCCCACGTGGCGGTCGCAGATGTGAATTTGCGCCAGCGCATCACCCGCATGGTGCAACAAGGCGCGCCTGATGGCAGCTTTGTGTGGCCGATGGATCTGGCTGAGGTCGATGGCTCCGGTAGTTTTGGCTATATCATGCCGCTGATCAGCCCGGACCGGCGACCCCTCAAGCTGATGTTCGAAAACGGCAAGGAGCGGATCAATCCCAGCCTCACGGCGCGGGTGGCGGCCTGCCTCAACATCGCCACCAGTTTCCAGAAGCTGCATGCCACTGGCTATTGCTACCAGGACATCAATCTCGGCGGGTTCTTTCTTGAGCCAGAGCGTGGCAGCATCCAGATTTGTGATGCCGATAATATTTCTGTCGATGGTGAGCTGGGCGGGGTTTATGGCACGCGCAAATTCATGGCGCCGGAAGTGCTGCGGCGCGAGGCGCTGCCCTCCACCAAGACCGATCTCTATTCGATGGCGGTTTTGTTCTTCTACATGATCTTGAACTGGCACCCCCTGGACGGAAAGGCCGAGGCCAGCATTGCGATGATGACACCTGCCGCCGAGATGGCGCTTTATGGCACGCAGCCGCGCTTTGTGTTTGATCCCAAGGATTCCTCCAACGGACCCGTTACTGGCACGCATGACTGGATCATGGCGCGCTGGAAGGCGATGCCTGAAGTGTTGAAACAATTGTTCATCCGCGTCTTCACCACCGGATTGATGCAGCCGCAATCACGCCCGCTGGAAAGCGAATGGCGCAGCGCGCTGGATCAATTGGGCGAAGCGGTGGTGGCCTGTCCCAAATGCGGCTTTGAACATGGCGCTGACTTGAAGCTGCTGGAAAGCGGTTCGCATTGCGTGGTGTGCCAGACGGTGATGGCTTTGCCGCCGCTTCTCACTGCGCGGCGCGACCCGCTGCTGCTGAAACTGCGCCGCAAGATTCTCGAATATCAAATGGCAGCGGGCTATGTGGACCCCGCGGCGCAAGTGATTGCCAGCGTGCAGAGCAATCCGAAAGACCCGACAATGATCGGCTTGCAGAACATGAATACTGCCAGTTGGGATGTGCGCGGACTAGACGGGAAGAATTTCTCTGTGGCACCCGGCAAGACGGTGCGCATTCTCGATGGGCTCAATATCGGCTTCGGGCAGGTGCATGGGGTGATTTCCAATGTGGCGGGCAAGGCCTCATGA
- a CDS encoding response regulator has translation MGYVTVSFSAETKHSGSDQGPAVLVVEDEALILWDIAEELRSAGFVVYEASHADAAIALLERHANIMAVFTDVNMPGSMDGMKLSHFVKDRWPPVKLVVTSGINRFKDLELPLGSVFLPKPYSPHKVISTLRALLT, from the coding sequence ATGGGTTATGTCACAGTGAGTTTCTCTGCAGAAACAAAGCATTCAGGTTCCGATCAGGGGCCAGCCGTGCTGGTGGTGGAAGATGAAGCATTGATCCTGTGGGACATTGCGGAAGAGCTCCGCTCGGCCGGATTTGTGGTCTATGAGGCCTCGCATGCCGATGCAGCGATTGCGCTGCTCGAACGGCACGCCAACATCATGGCGGTGTTCACCGATGTGAACATGCCGGGATCGATGGATGGCATGAAGCTTTCGCATTTCGTCAAGGACAGATGGCCGCCGGTGAAGTTGGTGGTGACCTCCGGCATCAACCGGTTCAAGGATCTGGAACTGCCGCTGGGAAGCGTTTTTCTTCCAAAGCCTTACAGCCCGCACAAGGTGATCAGCACCTTGCGGGCCCTTCTCACCTAA